GCCAGCAGGATCCGGATCACGGCGCCTCCTCCACCGGGACCCGCAGCCGCACGGTGGTGCCGTGCCGTGGCCGGCCCACCACGGACAGCTCCGCCCGGACCAGCGCCGCACGCTCGCGCATCCCCATCAGCCCCGAGCCCTCGGCGAGCCCCTCGAAGCCGCGCCCGTCGTCGCGCACCTCCAGCACGACCGACGCCCCCTGGCGGCCGAGCGACAGCTCGACCTCCCGGGCGTCGGCGTGGCGGGCGGCGTTGGTGAGCGCCTCCTGCGCCACGCGGTAGACCACCACCTCGGCCTCGGGGCTGAGCGCCGGCAGCCCGGGCGCGAAGGACCGGCGCACCGAGGCGGTGCTGTGGTCGGCGAAGTCGGTGGCGAGGGCGGCGAGCGCGCTGGTGAGCCCGAGGTCCTCCAGCACCCCGGGCCGCAGCCGGCGGGCCACCCGGCGTACGTCGTCGAGGCCGGCGCGGGCGCTCTCGCGCACCGCGGCCAGCTCGGGCACCAAAGAGGCCGGTGCGGAGGCCTCGAGCTGCTTGAGGCCGAGCAGCACCACGGTCAGGCTCTGGCCGACCTCGTCGTGGAGCTCCTGCGCGATCCGGTGCCGCTCGGACTCCTGGGCGGCGAGGGCGCGTGCGTCACCCGCGCGTCGCTCCTCGCTCAGCCGGGCGAGCAGCGCGTTGACGGTCCGGGCGATGCCGAGCACCGGGCCCGACCCCTCCTCGGGCAGGTCGGCCGGCGCGAGGCGCTCGATGTCGTCGAGGCGCCGGATCAGCCGGTGCAGCGGGGCGAGCGCCCACCGCACGAGCAACGCGTTGGTCAGCAGCACCACGGCCAGCCCGACGCCGATCACCAGCACCTCGGCGCGCACCGGGTCGGTCGACACGCGGGCCGGCGTGAGCACGAGCAGCAGCGCCGCCACGACCAGGACGGCGCCGTTGATGGCGAAGATCGTCCAGTGGAGCGGCAAGGGCCCGGGCGCGCGCATGCCCCACCTTCCCATCCCCGCACGGCCGTGCCAGATGGGGTCGCGACCCCATACCCGCCCCCGAGCCGGCCCCGAAGACTGGACGCATGCCGCCGCCGGACGAGAACACCACCGCCGACCCCACCGGTGCGGCGTGGGTGGTGTGGCTGGTCGTCGCGGTCCCCGGGCTGCTGCTGCTCACGCTCACCAGCGTCCGGCGCGCCGGGCCGGGCGAGCTGGTGGTGGTGGTCCGTGGCGATCGCGTGGTCCGCGCCCGCCGCGCCGGCCTGGTCGCCCGCCGGCCGGTGGCCGAGCGCTTCGAGGTCGTCCCGACCGGCCCCCGCGTGCTGCCGATGGTCGTGCGGGCCCGGACGCGCGACGGCGTCGAGGTCGTCGTGCTCGCCGACCTGGACCTGGTGGTCGAGGACGTCGAGCCGGGCACGCCGTGGCAGCCGGCGGCGCGCGCCGTACGCCTCGCCGAGGGAACGGTCGCGGCGGCGGTCGCGCAGGCCGACGTGGCCACGCTGGTCGACGACCTCGACCGCCGCGAGGCGGACTGGCCCGGGGAGGTGAGCCGGTCGCTGCCGGCGGGGACGCGCGCGAGCGCGGTGCGGGTCACCGAGGTCGAGGCGCGGCTGACCCCGCGGGACCCCTCGTGAGCCCCGTCGAGCACCTCGTCGAGGTGGCGGTGTCGGTCGCGCTGCTGGCCTCGGCCGTCGGCTTCGCGGTCGGTCTCGCGATCGGGCGCGGCCGGCAGCCGCGCTGGAAGGAGAAGGGCAGCTTCGTGCACAAGGTGTCGATCGGCTTCGCCACGCTCGACCGGCTCGACGCGGTGCTGCTGCGCTTCGAGGTGGAGCCGGGCTCGCGCCTGGCCGGCGTCGAGGTCGCCGAGCTGCGCCTGCCCGCGGGGTCGCGCGTCGCGCTGGTCACCCGCGACCGCGAGGTGCTGGTCCCGGAGGGTCGCAGCGCGCTGCGTCGCGGCGACCAGGTGCTCGTCGTGTCCGCGCTGGGCCAGGTGTCGCGCGTCGAGGAGCGGCTGCGCTCGGTGAGCCGGCACGGCCGCCTGGCCGGCTGGGCCGAGCCCCTCGCGGGCGGTTCCGCGTCCGTCCACGCCCTGGGCGTGCCGCGGAGGACCGCGTGATCCTCATTTCGGCCGCGATCGCGGTCTTCATCGTCGCCTACGCCCTCATCGCGACCGAGCGCGTCCACCGCGTCGCGGCGGCGCTCGGCGGTGTCGCCGGCATGGTCGTCATCGGGCTGGTCGACGCCGAGACCGCGTTCTTCCACGAGCACACCGGCATCGACTGGAACGTCATCTTCCTGCTCTTCGGGATGATGGTCATCGTCGGCGTGCTCAAGCAGACCGGGCTGTTCGAGTTCCTCGCGCTCTGGGCCGCCAAGAAGTCCGGTGGCCACCCCTACAAGCTGCTCGTGCTGCTCGTGCTCGTCGGCGCCGCGGTCGCGCCGATCCTCGACAACGTCACCTGCGTGCTGCTGGTCGCCCCGGTCACGCTGTCGGTCTGCCGGCAGCTCGACCTGCCGTCGGCGCCCTACCTGATCTCGCTGATCCTCGCCTCCAACATCGGCGGCATGTCCACGCTCATCGGCGACCCGCCCAACATCATCATCGGCAGCCGGGCCGGGCTGAGCTTCACCGACTTCCTCGTCCACTCCCTCCCGCTCACCGTCGTGCTGCTGGTGCTGTTCGTGGTGATGGCACGCTGGCTGTTCCGGGCCGACCTCCAGCAGATGGGCAACGTCCACGGCCTCGACGACGTCCGCCCGGCCGACGCGATCACCAACAGGCGGATGCTGGTGCGCTGCCTGGTCGTGCTGTTCCTGGTGATGGTCGCCTTCAGCCTGCACACCCTGCTCCACCTCGATCCGTCCGTCGTCGCGATGATGGGCGCCGGCGCGACCGTGCTGGTCTCGCGGACCGAGCCCGAGGAGTTCCTCGGCGAGGTCGAGTGGGACACCCTGGCGTTCTTCATGGCGCTCTTCGTCCTGGTCGGCGCCCTCGTGCAGGTCGGCGTGATCGGCGCGATCAGCGAGTGGGCCGCCGAGGCGATGGGCGACCGCCAGCTGCTCGGCGCCACCGCGCTGCTCTTCGGGTCGGGCGTGATCGGGGCCTTCGTCGACAACATCCCCTACACGACCGCGACGGTCCCGGTCGTCGAGGAGATGGTCGCGACCACCTCGGTCTCCGGTGCGGACAGCCCGCTGTGGTGGGCGT
Above is a genomic segment from Nocardioides okcheonensis containing:
- a CDS encoding sensor histidine kinase; translation: MRAPGPLPLHWTIFAINGAVLVVAALLLVLTPARVSTDPVRAEVLVIGVGLAVVLLTNALLVRWALAPLHRLIRRLDDIERLAPADLPEEGSGPVLGIARTVNALLARLSEERRAGDARALAAQESERHRIAQELHDEVGQSLTVVLLGLKQLEASAPASLVPELAAVRESARAGLDDVRRVARRLRPGVLEDLGLTSALAALATDFADHSTASVRRSFAPGLPALSPEAEVVVYRVAQEALTNAARHADAREVELSLGRQGASVVLEVRDDGRGFEGLAEGSGLMGMRERAALVRAELSVVGRPRHGTTVRLRVPVEEAP
- a CDS encoding TrkA C-terminal domain-containing protein, yielding MSPVEHLVEVAVSVALLASAVGFAVGLAIGRGRQPRWKEKGSFVHKVSIGFATLDRLDAVLLRFEVEPGSRLAGVEVAELRLPAGSRVALVTRDREVLVPEGRSALRRGDQVLVVSALGQVSRVEERLRSVSRHGRLAGWAEPLAGGSASVHALGVPRRTA
- a CDS encoding ArsB/NhaD family transporter, whose protein sequence is MILISAAIAVFIVAYALIATERVHRVAAALGGVAGMVVIGLVDAETAFFHEHTGIDWNVIFLLFGMMVIVGVLKQTGLFEFLALWAAKKSGGHPYKLLVLLVLVGAAVAPILDNVTCVLLVAPVTLSVCRQLDLPSAPYLISLILASNIGGMSTLIGDPPNIIIGSRAGLSFTDFLVHSLPLTVVLLVLFVVMARWLFRADLQQMGNVHGLDDVRPADAITNRRMLVRCLVVLFLVMVAFSLHTLLHLDPSVVAMMGAGATVLVSRTEPEEFLGEVEWDTLAFFMALFVLVGALVQVGVIGAISEWAAEAMGDRQLLGATALLFGSGVIGAFVDNIPYTTATVPVVEEMVATTSVSGADSPLWWAFVFGADLGGNATAVAAGANVVVLGIAAKAGEPISFWQFTRYGVVVTVATLLVAWLWVYLRYFALA